The following proteins are co-located in the Acidimicrobiales bacterium genome:
- the gatA gene encoding Asp-tRNA(Asn)/Glu-tRNA(Gln) amidotransferase subunit GatA, giving the protein MSFETASQIAELVRSGQRSAVDVVDEHLSRIDARDGDINAFNLVLRDEARARAEAIDADIASGRDPGRLAGVPVALKDNMCTRGVPTTCSSKILADWRPPYDATVVERLVAQGAVVVGKTNLDEFAMGSSTENSAFGPTRNPHDLSRVPGGSSGGSAAAVAAGFAPVALGSDTGGSIRQPAALCGVVGVKPTYGTVSRYGLVAFASSLDQIGPFAGDVTGAAVTLEAISGHDRLDSTSIDQPALDLVSQLDAGVDGLRIGVVAELASAADPDVQARVDAALQALAAQGADIVEVSVPAITYGLTAYYLIAPAEASSNLARFDGVRYGLRVDGADVHEMMVNTRTAGFGDEVKARIMLGTYALSAGYYDAFYGKAQRLRTLVRRDFDAAYTNVDVLISATSPSVAFEFGAKSDPLAMYKCDVCTIPSNLGGDPAMSVPFGTGDHGLPVGVQVLAPPAGEQMMFRVAAAIERANTNRQGGDDR; this is encoded by the coding sequence ATGAGCTTTGAGACCGCATCCCAGATAGCCGAGTTGGTGCGATCGGGCCAGCGATCGGCTGTCGACGTGGTGGATGAACACCTCTCGCGCATCGACGCTCGCGACGGCGACATCAACGCCTTCAACCTGGTGTTGCGCGACGAGGCCCGCGCCAGGGCCGAGGCCATCGATGCCGACATCGCGTCCGGGCGCGACCCTGGCCGGTTGGCAGGCGTGCCCGTGGCTCTCAAAGACAACATGTGCACCAGGGGCGTACCCACCACCTGTTCGTCGAAGATCCTCGCCGATTGGCGGCCGCCCTATGACGCCACAGTCGTCGAGCGACTGGTCGCCCAAGGGGCGGTAGTGGTTGGCAAGACCAACCTCGACGAGTTCGCCATGGGCTCGTCCACCGAGAATTCGGCATTCGGGCCCACCCGCAACCCCCACGACCTTTCGCGCGTGCCCGGCGGCAGCTCTGGTGGCAGTGCAGCGGCCGTGGCCGCCGGGTTCGCACCCGTGGCCCTGGGGTCCGACACTGGCGGTTCCATTCGCCAGCCTGCGGCGCTGTGCGGAGTTGTTGGCGTCAAGCCCACGTACGGCACCGTGTCACGGTATGGCCTGGTCGCGTTCGCTTCGTCGCTCGATCAGATAGGCCCGTTTGCAGGCGATGTGACCGGCGCGGCTGTGACCCTGGAGGCCATCAGCGGGCACGACCGGCTCGACTCGACCTCTATCGACCAGCCGGCGCTGGACCTGGTCTCCCAACTCGACGCCGGAGTTGACGGCCTTCGCATCGGTGTTGTCGCCGAGTTGGCATCGGCCGCTGACCCAGATGTTCAGGCGCGCGTCGACGCGGCGCTTCAGGCGCTGGCCGCACAAGGCGCCGACATCGTCGAGGTCTCGGTACCCGCCATCACCTATGGGTTGACGGCGTACTACCTGATCGCCCCGGCCGAAGCGTCGTCGAACCTGGCGCGTTTCGACGGTGTCAGGTACGGCCTCAGGGTCGACGGAGCCGACGTGCACGAGATGATGGTCAACACCCGCACCGCCGGTTTCGGCGACGAGGTGAAGGCACGCATCATGTTGGGCACCTATGCGCTGTCAGCCGGCTATTACGACGCGTTCTACGGCAAGGCCCAGCGGCTGCGCACGCTGGTGCGGCGCGACTTCGACGCCGCCTACACCAACGTCGACGTGTTGATTTCGGCCACTTCGCCCAGCGTGGCGTTCGAGTTCGGCGCCAAGTCCGACCCGCTGGCCATGTACAAGTGCGACGTGTGCACCATCCCCAGCAACCTGGGCGGCGATCCGGCCATGTCGGTGCCGTTTGGCACCGGTGACC
- a CDS encoding RDD family protein — protein MPSPARGATTASGRTDTATIASPFVGSTAGSMCVVTPEGVLLEFRPSGIATRAMGRLIDLLIMGVGFWLTSLVLVLIAGSVENWVVIATFVALSFLMLFGYPVALEVFGGGRTLGHRATGTRVIRIDGGPVRFRNSAIRSIMFLIDGPVTLGFGGVVSIIASSRGQRLGDQAAGTMVVKLANKEAADFSTAQVPAGCEKLAERLDIGRVSRSDVLLAVELLRRGSKMRFGAQTDLGERVAAHLDHKLGSVRTPGLPVDQFLTTVVAVWARSGGRRLDTYRLDGGAGVGEAQPDHRRRHAARAAPLVAGGFTAPG, from the coding sequence ATGCCGAGCCCCGCACGCGGAGCCACGACAGCCAGTGGGCGAACCGATACAGCCACCATTGCCAGCCCGTTCGTCGGCTCGACTGCGGGATCGATGTGCGTCGTCACCCCCGAGGGTGTTCTGCTCGAATTTCGTCCCTCGGGCATAGCGACGCGGGCCATGGGCCGCCTGATCGACCTGTTGATCATGGGCGTCGGGTTCTGGCTGACTTCGTTGGTGCTCGTGCTGATTGCGGGTTCGGTCGAAAACTGGGTGGTAATCGCGACATTCGTGGCGCTGTCGTTTCTGATGCTGTTCGGGTATCCGGTTGCACTCGAGGTTTTTGGAGGTGGGCGCACCCTGGGGCACCGGGCCACCGGCACCAGGGTGATCCGTATCGACGGCGGGCCGGTGCGGTTTCGCAACTCGGCTATCCGCTCGATCATGTTCCTGATCGACGGACCCGTCACCTTGGGTTTCGGTGGCGTGGTGTCGATCATCGCTTCGTCGCGCGGTCAACGGTTGGGCGATCAGGCGGCAGGAACAATGGTCGTGAAGCTCGCCAACAAGGAGGCGGCCGACTTCAGCACCGCCCAGGTTCCTGCCGGCTGTGAGAAGCTCGCCGAGCGCCTCGACATCGGCCGCGTATCGCGCTCGGATGTTCTGCTTGCCGTCGAGCTGTTGCGCCGCGGGTCGAAGATGAGGTTCGGCGCCCAGACCGACTTGGGCGAACGGGTCGCCGCCCACCTAGACCACAAGTTGGGTTCGGTCCGAACCCCCGGATTGCCCGTCGATCAGTTCCTGACAACTGTTGTCGCCGTTTGGGCGCGCTCGGGTGGACGCCGTCTGGACACCTACCGACTCGACGGTGGCGCCGGGGTAGGCGAGGCGCAGCCCGACCACCGGCGCCGCCATGCCGCAAGAGCTGCCCCCCTTGTGGCCGGCGGCTTCACGGCACCGGGCTGA
- a CDS encoding PASTA domain-containing protein yields the protein MATTTAKDESAPVLENRYRLVAQLGFGGSAHVYLADDLRLRRRVAVKVLHPALVGKPGFAERFAHEAQSAASFSHPHVVAVHDWGECEFGPYLVTEYLGGGSLHGIIAAGHTLTPAQAVKVGLEATSGLAAAHQRGMVHRDVKPANLLFDRGGRLRVADFGLVQVLGDTGLTEPDSAVLGTLRYAAPERSRPGRADGRTDVYSLAVSLVEAVTGAVPGPVEDPLELLAFRSTNDLEVPDIFGPAAEPLRRAGSVEVGDRPTALELMRELVRSTEGFEAPGALPLAGSLLNVDALDTVDPQSSRWAGITLPRAAGADPDATQPVGEQTQVGGALFDDPAAGSAAVDAAADTTKRSPGVSARRGLWLLGSAAVLVAMVAAAMYLVSSPETEAVPLFDLGDLRNSDITEVRSLADANGWVLDEKQVRSDGFEKGTVVRQSPEAGSKLPADFGVTVDVVVGPRLTMVPWVVGLEEQAAIERLESRGFGVISREPRFDEQVPAGDVMSATIDGDSVEPGRLLEPGVSFELVVSSGPVPRSVPNLVGLTRDEAAAAVAQVQLNLVEEEEQFSETVPAGVVISQSVSASVELPRGSTVAIRVSKGPDRRAVPDVEGMTIEEATAALEAVGLVRSGVAGGGNIVESSSPGAGTLLKPGESVELWAPR from the coding sequence ATGGCGACCACGACTGCGAAGGACGAATCGGCACCGGTCCTCGAGAATCGCTATCGCCTCGTCGCCCAACTGGGCTTCGGAGGCTCGGCACACGTCTACCTGGCCGACGACTTGCGGTTGCGTCGGCGCGTTGCGGTGAAGGTTCTGCATCCGGCGCTGGTGGGCAAGCCCGGGTTTGCCGAGCGGTTCGCCCACGAGGCCCAGAGCGCAGCGTCGTTCAGTCATCCACACGTCGTAGCGGTTCACGACTGGGGCGAGTGTGAGTTCGGGCCCTATCTGGTCACCGAGTATCTGGGCGGTGGCAGCCTTCACGGAATCATCGCCGCGGGCCACACCCTGACCCCCGCTCAGGCGGTCAAGGTCGGCCTCGAAGCCACCAGCGGTCTGGCGGCCGCCCACCAGCGAGGAATGGTCCACCGCGACGTCAAACCGGCGAATCTGCTGTTCGATCGCGGCGGGCGGCTGCGTGTGGCCGACTTTGGGCTCGTGCAGGTGCTCGGAGACACCGGCCTCACCGAGCCCGACTCGGCGGTGCTGGGAACGCTTCGATACGCGGCCCCCGAGCGGAGCAGGCCGGGCAGGGCGGATGGACGGACCGACGTGTACAGCCTGGCCGTCAGCCTGGTCGAGGCGGTGACCGGGGCAGTTCCCGGCCCGGTCGAGGATCCGCTCGAACTGCTTGCATTCCGCAGCACCAACGATCTCGAGGTGCCAGACATCTTTGGCCCCGCTGCAGAACCCCTGAGGCGGGCGGGTTCGGTCGAGGTAGGCGACAGGCCCACCGCGCTGGAGCTGATGCGCGAACTGGTGCGTTCTACCGAGGGCTTCGAGGCGCCAGGGGCCCTGCCCCTGGCCGGTTCGCTGCTGAACGTGGACGCGCTCGACACTGTCGACCCACAGTCGAGCCGATGGGCGGGCATCACGCTTCCAAGGGCCGCCGGCGCGGATCCCGACGCCACCCAGCCGGTCGGCGAACAAACCCAGGTGGGTGGGGCACTGTTCGATGATCCGGCGGCCGGATCTGCAGCGGTTGATGCCGCTGCCGACACAACGAAGCGCTCGCCGGGGGTCAGCGCGCGTCGAGGCCTCTGGCTGTTGGGTTCGGCTGCTGTTCTGGTGGCCATGGTCGCGGCAGCCATGTACCTGGTTTCGAGCCCCGAAACCGAGGCCGTTCCCTTGTTCGATCTCGGAGACCTGCGCAACAGCGATATCACCGAGGTGCGCTCGCTGGCAGACGCCAACGGTTGGGTGTTGGACGAGAAGCAGGTTCGAAGCGATGGATTCGAGAAGGGCACCGTCGTTCGTCAATCGCCAGAGGCCGGCTCGAAGCTGCCCGCCGATTTCGGCGTGACCGTCGATGTGGTCGTGGGTCCGCGGCTGACGATGGTGCCTTGGGTGGTGGGCCTGGAAGAACAGGCGGCCATCGAGCGCCTCGAGTCTCGGGGCTTTGGCGTCATCAGCCGCGAGCCACGTTTCGACGAGCAGGTTCCGGCCGGCGACGTGATGAGCGCAACCATCGACGGCGACTCGGTCGAGCCCGGACGCCTGCTGGAACCCGGCGTGTCGTTCGAGCTGGTGGTGTCGAGCGGCCCGGTCCCGCGAAGTGTTCCTAATCTGGTGGGGCTCACCCGTGACGAAGCTGCTGCCGCCGTTGCCCAGGTGCAGCTGAATCTGGTCGAGGAAGAAGAGCAGTTCTCCGAGACGGTGCCGGCCGGAGTTGTCATTTCGCAGAGCGTGTCTGCGTCGGTGGAACTGCCCCGTGGGTCGACCGTGGCGATTCGTGTCTCGAAAGGCCCAGATCGACGCGCGGTTCCAGATGTCGAAGGCATGACCATCGAAGAGGCCACGGCTGCACTGGAAGCGGTGGGTTTGGTGCGGTCGGGTGTTGCCGGGGGCGGCAACATCGTCGAATCGTCCAGTCCCGGTGCCGGAACTCTGCTGAAGCCGGGGGAGTCGGTCGAGCTCTGGGCTCCCCGGTAG
- the mnmA gene encoding tRNA 2-thiouridine(34) synthase MnmA: MRVLVAMSGGVDSSVAAALMVERGHDVEGVTLRLWGGDSDSGCCSVSDVDDARRVAQQLGIVHHVFNYADRFTDAVVQPYVDAHAQGLTPNPCIACNRHIKFDLLVDRADLLGFDVLVTGHHVRKVEVDGRPRLARSADQAKDQSYVLHMIDEDVLARCEFPLGEMTKADVRARAAELGLRTADKPESQDVCFITSVEGRARFLGSRIPLHEAELVDTDGNTVGRTQAVELITIGQRRGLDLGGSTVRRYAVDVDVAGRRVVVGTADELDTSNVALTDHRWVSGPVAGGVLAQVSAHGRPAAATLTPQGDLVWDEPQRKVAPGQSVVFYRDDVVLGGAQAAP; this comes from the coding sequence ATGAGGGTGTTGGTAGCGATGTCGGGCGGAGTCGATTCGTCGGTGGCCGCGGCCTTGATGGTCGAGCGCGGTCACGATGTCGAGGGTGTGACGCTGCGCCTGTGGGGCGGCGACTCCGACTCGGGGTGCTGCTCGGTTTCCGACGTCGACGACGCCAGACGCGTCGCCCAACAACTCGGGATAGTGCACCACGTGTTCAACTACGCGGATCGGTTCACCGATGCCGTTGTGCAGCCCTACGTCGACGCCCACGCTCAGGGTCTTACGCCGAACCCGTGCATAGCGTGCAACCGGCACATCAAGTTCGACCTCTTGGTCGATCGGGCCGACCTGCTCGGATTCGATGTCTTGGTGACCGGACACCATGTACGCAAGGTCGAGGTCGACGGCCGCCCGCGGTTGGCCAGATCGGCCGACCAAGCCAAAGACCAGTCGTACGTGCTGCACATGATCGACGAGGACGTGCTGGCGCGCTGCGAGTTCCCGCTGGGCGAGATGACAAAGGCCGACGTGCGAGCCCGCGCCGCGGAGCTGGGGCTGCGAACCGCAGACAAACCCGAGAGCCAAGACGTGTGTTTCATCACCTCGGTCGAGGGCAGGGCCCGGTTCCTGGGCAGCCGTATTCCCCTGCACGAGGCCGAGCTCGTCGACACCGATGGCAACACGGTCGGGCGCACCCAGGCCGTCGAGCTGATAACCATCGGTCAAAGGCGCGGTCTCGACCTTGGTGGCTCGACCGTCAGGCGCTACGCAGTCGACGTCGACGTCGCCGGTCGCCGGGTAGTGGTCGGAACAGCCGACGAGCTCGACACGTCCAACGTTGCGTTGACCGACCATCGATGGGTTAGCGGCCCGGTCGCCGGTGGGGTGCTGGCCCAGGTCTCGGCCCACGGCCGGCCTGCTGCGGCCACGCTGACGCCCCAAGGTGATCTGGTGTGGGACGAACCGCAACGCAAGGTCGCGCCGGGGCAGTCGGTGGTGTTCTATCGCGACGACGTGGTGCTGGGCGGTGCTCAGGCCGCGCCGTGA
- a CDS encoding SCP2 sterol-binding domain-containing protein, which yields MTHTFLTDEWIDAVLALQDEYKDRIDPPSDSIVMNQTVNDVPFGDGVLELCVDTRSGLAEVLRGHSDEADVTITTDYATAKTLFLAQDPQEIMQAFMSGRIAIQGDMAKLMIAQANAAAPDEIHLEVARRLRSLTAE from the coding sequence ATGACCCACACCTTTCTCACCGACGAATGGATCGACGCCGTGCTGGCCCTGCAGGACGAGTACAAGGATCGCATCGACCCACCGTCGGACTCGATCGTGATGAACCAGACCGTCAACGATGTGCCATTTGGTGACGGCGTACTCGAGTTGTGTGTCGACACCAGGTCGGGTCTGGCCGAAGTGCTGCGCGGGCACAGCGACGAGGCCGACGTGACCATCACCACCGACTACGCAACCGCCAAGACCCTGTTCCTGGCTCAGGATCCACAGGAGATCATGCAGGCGTTCATGTCCGGCCGCATCGCGATCCAGGGCGACATGGCCAAGCTGATGATCGCCCAGGCCAACGCTGCTGCACCTGACGAGATCCACCTCGAGGTTGCTCGCCGCCTCCGGTCACTGACCGCCGAATAG
- the ligA gene encoding NAD-dependent DNA ligase LigA yields the protein MESPSNPDSASPDPADRVDQLRRAITQHNRAYYAGAPTVPDADYDALVRELKQLEATYPELADVESPTATVGAPAAFSPVAHAVAMTSLDNAMDHDELDAWHERVARSLADAGVDSPRFVCELKFDGLAISIRYEHGRYTQAATRGDGRVGEDVTANVATIADVPQSLAGDAPEVLEVRGEVYMPVSAFDALNERMLDEGKQIYANPRNTAAGSLRQKNPQITAQRALRFWSYGLGQLVGIDEPATSSQMFDALAAFGLPVNPEIRTVGSIADVHAFCRHWEQHRHDPDYEIDGVVVKLESIAHRNLLGYTSRAPRWAIAFKFPPEEKTTLLRDIMVSIGRTGRATPFAMLEPVFVGGSTVGVATLHNEDQVRLKDVRPGDSVIVRKAGDVIPEVVGPVLAKRPAESTPWQFPTNCPRCATPLVRGEGDANTFCPNRRCPARVEQGLAHFSGRGAMDIEGLGERTVIALVESGLASDVADLYALTLDDVLGLEGFGEVSAGNLLASIDASRDRPLRNVLIGLGIEHMGPTASEAIARRFRSMDAIVDATAEDIASIDGIGPTIAASVAGFFSDDANRAVVGKLADNGVRLDRVDVAEVQQVLDGKSVVVTGTVEGYTRDEATAAIKDRGGKAPGSVSKNTFALVVGEGAGASKLTKAESLGIPMLDAEGFAHLLETGELPV from the coding sequence GTGGAGTCACCGTCGAACCCCGATTCTGCCAGCCCCGACCCTGCCGACCGGGTCGATCAGCTGCGCCGCGCCATCACCCAGCACAACCGCGCCTATTACGCAGGCGCGCCCACGGTGCCCGACGCCGACTACGACGCGCTGGTGCGCGAGTTGAAACAACTCGAGGCGACCTATCCCGAACTGGCCGATGTCGAATCTCCGACCGCCACCGTCGGTGCGCCGGCGGCCTTCTCTCCCGTGGCCCACGCGGTCGCCATGACCTCGCTCGACAATGCGATGGACCACGACGAGCTCGACGCGTGGCACGAACGGGTTGCGCGCTCGCTCGCCGATGCCGGGGTCGATTCGCCCCGCTTCGTGTGCGAGCTCAAGTTCGACGGGCTGGCCATTTCGATTCGCTACGAGCACGGCCGATACACACAGGCGGCGACGCGGGGCGACGGGCGTGTCGGCGAAGACGTCACAGCCAACGTCGCTACCATCGCAGACGTTCCCCAGTCGCTGGCGGGCGATGCCCCCGAGGTGCTCGAGGTCAGGGGCGAGGTCTACATGCCGGTCTCGGCCTTCGATGCCCTGAACGAGCGCATGCTCGACGAGGGCAAGCAGATCTATGCGAACCCTCGCAACACGGCCGCCGGTTCGCTGCGCCAGAAGAACCCCCAAATCACCGCCCAGCGGGCTCTCAGGTTCTGGAGCTACGGCTTGGGGCAACTGGTCGGTATCGACGAACCGGCTACGTCGAGCCAGATGTTCGACGCGCTCGCCGCGTTTGGCCTGCCGGTCAACCCCGAGATCCGAACGGTTGGTTCCATCGCCGACGTCCACGCCTTTTGCCGCCACTGGGAACAGCACCGCCACGACCCCGACTACGAGATCGACGGCGTGGTGGTGAAGCTCGAATCGATCGCACACCGCAACCTGTTGGGCTATACCAGCCGGGCTCCTCGGTGGGCCATAGCGTTCAAGTTCCCGCCCGAGGAGAAGACCACCTTGTTGCGCGACATCATGGTGTCGATCGGGCGCACAGGCAGGGCCACACCGTTCGCCATGCTCGAGCCGGTGTTCGTCGGGGGCTCGACGGTAGGTGTTGCCACCCTTCACAACGAAGACCAGGTGCGTCTGAAAGATGTCCGGCCTGGCGACTCGGTCATCGTGCGCAAGGCGGGTGATGTCATCCCCGAGGTGGTCGGGCCGGTGCTGGCGAAACGGCCCGCTGAGTCGACGCCTTGGCAGTTTCCTACCAACTGCCCCCGCTGCGCCACCCCGCTGGTGCGCGGCGAGGGCGACGCCAACACGTTCTGTCCGAACCGTCGGTGTCCGGCGCGGGTCGAGCAAGGCCTGGCCCACTTCTCGGGGCGAGGTGCCATGGACATCGAGGGGTTGGGAGAGCGCACAGTCATCGCCCTGGTCGAGTCGGGGCTTGCGTCGGACGTGGCCGACCTATACGCGCTGACCCTCGACGACGTGTTGGGCCTCGAGGGATTTGGCGAGGTCAGCGCCGGCAACCTGTTGGCTTCCATCGACGCCAGCCGCGACCGACCCCTGCGCAACGTGCTGATCGGTTTGGGTATAGAGCACATGGGTCCCACCGCTTCAGAGGCCATCGCCCGTCGTTTCCGATCGATGGATGCCATCGTCGACGCCACCGCGGAAGACATCGCATCCATCGATGGCATCGGCCCCACCATCGCGGCCAGCGTTGCCGGCTTCTTCTCCGACGATGCCAACCGGGCGGTGGTCGGCAAGCTCGCCGACAACGGTGTCAGGCTCGATCGCGTCGACGTAGCCGAGGTTCAGCAGGTGCTCGACGGCAAGTCGGTGGTGGTCACGGGCACCGTCGAGGGTTATACCCGCGACGAGGCCACGGCGGCCATCAAAGACCGCGGCGGCAAGGCGCCTGGCTCGGTGTCGAAGAACACGTTTGCCTTGGTGGTGGGCGAAGGCGCCGGCGCCAGCAAGCTGACCAAGGCCGAGTCGCTCGGAATTCCGATGCTCGATGCCGAAGGCTTTGCCCACCTGCTCGAAACCGGCGAGCTGCCCGTTTGA
- a CDS encoding aminotransferase class V-fold PLP-dependent enzyme, producing MTEPLTAYLDCAASTPLRSEAWDAMAPILRDGFGNPSGQHAVARSARKALEEARDQVASVVGASPHDVVFTSGGTESDNLAIKGLTDAERPVAVCGATEHHAILDPVVAGHGRVAGVDGQGRVDLDRLASALGHDVGVVSVMAVNNETGVVADLAAVAEVVRDLAPHAVLHTDAVQAANWLDLADVFRHVDAMSLAGHKFGGPKGTGALVLSERARPRPMLIGGGQEHERRSGTQNVAGAVGFAAALDVTARQRSLQCARIGALSDRILNEVSNIESVQVTVEPSLRVPGICHLTTEVSSEDLLLLLDREGVMASAASSCASGALEPSHVLVAMGRSERQAAGALRISMAHSTVDAEVDRLLQVLPGLVSRLSGGRSR from the coding sequence GTGACCGAGCCGCTCACCGCCTACCTCGACTGTGCGGCGTCCACTCCTCTGCGCAGCGAGGCCTGGGACGCCATGGCGCCGATCCTTCGCGACGGCTTCGGCAACCCGTCGGGTCAACACGCAGTCGCGCGCTCTGCACGCAAGGCGTTGGAAGAGGCGCGCGACCAGGTCGCGTCGGTGGTTGGGGCCAGCCCTCACGATGTGGTGTTCACCAGCGGCGGAACCGAATCTGACAACCTGGCCATCAAGGGCTTGACCGACGCCGAAAGGCCCGTGGCGGTGTGCGGGGCGACCGAACACCACGCCATCCTCGATCCGGTCGTCGCAGGTCACGGCCGCGTGGCCGGCGTCGACGGACAGGGTCGGGTCGACCTCGATCGGCTCGCGTCGGCTCTGGGGCACGATGTGGGCGTGGTGTCGGTGATGGCGGTCAACAACGAGACGGGGGTGGTCGCCGACCTGGCAGCCGTGGCCGAGGTGGTCAGGGATCTTGCCCCCCATGCGGTGCTGCACACCGATGCGGTGCAGGCGGCCAACTGGCTCGACTTGGCAGATGTGTTCAGGCACGTCGACGCCATGAGTCTTGCCGGGCACAAGTTCGGCGGACCCAAGGGGACCGGCGCGCTTGTGCTGTCCGAGCGGGCGCGTCCGCGGCCGATGCTGATCGGAGGCGGCCAAGAGCACGAGCGGCGCTCTGGCACCCAGAACGTGGCAGGCGCGGTCGGATTCGCCGCTGCACTGGACGTAACGGCGCGCCAGCGCTCGCTGCAGTGCGCTCGCATCGGCGCCCTGTCCGATCGAATACTCAACGAGGTCTCGAACATCGAGAGTGTGCAGGTCACGGTCGAGCCATCGCTTCGGGTTCCGGGCATCTGCCACCTGACCACCGAGGTCAGCAGTGAAGACCTCTTGCTGTTGCTGGACCGCGAAGGTGTGATGGCTTCGGCGGCCTCTTCGTGTGCCAGCGGTGCACTCGAGCCGTCCCACGTGTTGGTCGCCATGGGCCGCTCTGAAAGGCAGGCGGCCGGAGCCCTGCGCATATCCATGGCTCATAGCACCGTCGACGCCGAGGTCGATCGCCTGCTGCAGGTGCTTCCCGGCCTGGTTTCACGGTTGTCGGGCGGTCGGTCGCGATGA
- a CDS encoding MFS transporter produces the protein MGSRDQFHRLRVGAAGATPVTSIPWPILFRRRVARRLERSPRYGGYVLGVALAGMFSVAFTVTILGVAIRDIAAEFDASESVVSWVITGPILAVALVGPALGRAGDMFGHRRMYLLSMGLSAVFALMIALSWNEWSLITFRVLGAIGGAATGPSAMAMINRAFEPERRVQAMGYWSMVGAGAPVLGVVFGGPIVDNYNWRWIFVFQAPLSLLAVLLAALVLPETSREDGLSFDWRGAVALGTVVGFVLLVVNRGAAWGLTSPAVVLGLVGIPLAGWWFWSIERRGQAPLFPPHYARMRNVSAPIIAQLTMNFAYMGGFILTPLLLQDDSTFGFTATKAGLYTIARPLTFAVVGPLMGWLALKVGERTNAVVGSSALFGSMLILALGASRLDDTLILLGLAISGFGLGTAGPSLTAVMANAVDESDFGIAGAAQQMASQVGVVIGIELMQAVQIGGEATAGVADSFARAYLVGGLVSGLAIFAAARVVSTERADHAAA, from the coding sequence GTGGGTTCACGCGATCAGTTTCACCGGCTCCGCGTCGGCGCGGCCGGAGCCACGCCAGTCACGTCGATACCGTGGCCGATCCTCTTCCGGCGCCGGGTGGCGCGGCGGCTCGAACGAAGCCCGCGCTATGGCGGTTATGTCCTCGGCGTGGCGCTGGCCGGAATGTTCTCGGTTGCGTTCACGGTGACGATCCTGGGCGTTGCCATCCGCGACATCGCCGCCGAGTTCGATGCGTCGGAGTCGGTTGTCTCGTGGGTCATCACGGGGCCGATTCTCGCGGTGGCGCTGGTCGGCCCGGCCCTGGGCCGTGCGGGCGACATGTTCGGCCACCGGCGGATGTACCTGCTGTCGATGGGGCTGTCGGCGGTGTTCGCCCTGATGATCGCGCTGAGCTGGAACGAATGGTCGCTGATCACGTTCCGGGTTCTGGGAGCCATCGGCGGAGCGGCGACCGGGCCGTCTGCCATGGCGATGATCAACCGGGCCTTCGAGCCCGAACGGCGGGTCCAGGCCATGGGCTATTGGTCGATGGTGGGGGCTGGCGCTCCGGTCCTGGGGGTTGTGTTCGGCGGGCCGATCGTCGACAACTACAACTGGCGCTGGATCTTTGTGTTTCAGGCGCCGCTTTCGTTGCTGGCGGTGTTGTTGGCAGCACTTGTATTGCCAGAGACCTCCCGAGAAGACGGCCTCTCGTTCGACTGGCGCGGCGCCGTGGCCCTCGGAACCGTCGTAGGTTTCGTGTTGTTGGTGGTCAATCGCGGGGCGGCGTGGGGCCTCACGTCGCCGGCAGTGGTGTTGGGCCTGGTGGGCATACCCCTGGCCGGCTGGTGGTTCTGGTCGATCGAGCGGCGCGGGCAGGCGCCGCTGTTTCCTCCTCACTACGCCCGGATGCGCAACGTCAGCGCACCCATCATCGCCCAGCTGACGATGAACTTCGCCTACATGGGTGGCTTCATCTTGACTCCACTGCTGCTGCAGGATGACTCGACCTTCGGCTTCACCGCCACCAAGGCCGGCTTGTACACGATTGCAAGGCCGCTCACGTTTGCCGTTGTCGGGCCGCTGATGGGATGGCTGGCGCTGAAGGTGGGCGAGCGCACCAATGCCGTCGTCGGATCTAGCGCCTTGTTCGGGTCGATGCTGATACTGGCGCTTGGGGCGTCGAGGCTCGACGACACCCTGATCCTTCTGGGTCTGGCCATCTCGGGTTTCGGGCTCGGCACAGCGGGCCCGTCGCTCACCGCCGTGATGGCCAACGCCGTCGACGAGTCGGACTTCGGCATTGCCGGCGCGGCTCAACAGATGGCATCGCAGGTCGGGGTGGTGATCGGCATCGAGTTGATGCAGGCGGTGCAGATCGGGGGAGAAGCAACCGCAGGCGTCGCAGATTCGTTTGCCCGCGCCTACCTGGTCGGTGGGCTGGTGTCGGGGTTGGCGATATTCGCCGCGGCCAGGGTCGTGTCGACCGAGCGAGCCGACCACGCTGCCGCGTGA
- the gatC gene encoding Asp-tRNA(Asn)/Glu-tRNA(Gln) amidotransferase subunit GatC yields the protein MTQRISRDEVAHVAHLARLRLDDAGLDHFTSHLASVLGHAAEIEALDLSDVPPMVHPMPLVNVMRDDVVDLEVNRAEVLSQAPDSSDGFFVVPPILGDDR from the coding sequence GTGACGCAGAGGATCTCCAGAGACGAGGTGGCCCACGTCGCCCACCTCGCCAGGCTCCGACTCGACGACGCCGGACTGGACCATTTCACCTCACACCTGGCCAGCGTGCTGGGTCACGCAGCCGAGATCGAGGCCCTCGACCTCAGCGATGTGCCTCCGATGGTTCACCCGATGCCACTGGTCAACGTCATGCGAGATGACGTCGTCGATCTCGAGGTGAACAGGGCCGAGGTGTTGTCGCAGGCGCCCGACTCGTCCGACGGCTTCTTCGTGGTGCCACCGATCCTGGGCGACGACCGATGA